A single Sporosarcina sp. FSL W8-0480 DNA region contains:
- a CDS encoding enoyl-CoA hydratase/isomerase family protein: protein MTYKIEIIDCVATFTINRPEMRNAVNFDVMDGLEEFLTTVENDESVSFAVVTGSGDRAFCSGGDLSEFHGFHTASEAYPMLSRMAALLFRLSTLPMPVIALVNGAAVGGGCEIASACDYRVVSSSARAGFIQGTLAITSGWGGATQLFAKMKNHDTVLKFLTEAKIHNAEDLKSIGWASAIYDGDAEIGLHDFISKMSKIHLDVHKAYKKIAIQNWKNAEIEKHMLQEAEQCAKLWESEAHHEAVRNFINKK, encoded by the coding sequence TTGACGTATAAAATTGAAATCATCGATTGTGTTGCGACATTTACGATTAACCGACCTGAAATGAGGAACGCCGTTAATTTTGACGTGATGGATGGCTTGGAAGAATTTTTGACTACCGTAGAAAACGATGAGAGCGTTTCATTTGCTGTTGTTACAGGTAGTGGTGACCGTGCGTTCTGTTCAGGTGGGGATTTATCGGAATTTCATGGCTTCCACACAGCAAGTGAAGCCTATCCGATGTTAAGTAGAATGGCAGCTCTATTATTCAGATTGTCTACCTTACCGATGCCAGTTATTGCACTCGTTAATGGAGCGGCGGTCGGTGGTGGCTGTGAAATCGCATCGGCTTGTGATTACAGGGTTGTATCCTCAAGTGCAAGAGCAGGCTTCATCCAAGGTACACTCGCCATTACAAGCGGTTGGGGTGGGGCTACACAACTGTTTGCAAAGATGAAAAACCATGACACTGTTTTGAAATTCCTAACCGAAGCAAAAATCCATAATGCCGAAGATTTGAAGTCAATTGGTTGGGCTTCTGCTATTTATGATGGCGATGCTGAAATTGGTTTACATGATTTTATCTCCAAAATGAGCAAAATCCATTTAGATGTACATAAAGCTTATAAAAAGATTGCCATTCAAAATTGGAAAAACGCCGAAATCGAAAAACATATGCTCCAAGAAGCCGAACAATGCGCAAAACTATGGGAAAGCGAAGCCCATCACGAAGCAGTTCGAAACTTCATAAATAAAAAATGA
- the rpmF gene encoding 50S ribosomal protein L32 produces MAVPKRRTSKTSKRLRRTHFKLQVPGMTTCDNCGEVKLAHRVCKSCGHYKGKEVVGE; encoded by the coding sequence ATGGCAGTACCAAAAAGAAGAACTTCAAAAACATCTAAAAGACTTCGTCGTACACATTTCAAACTACAAGTTCCAGGCATGACAACTTGCGATAATTGTGGCGAAGTGAAGTTGGCACACCGCGTTTGCAAATCTTGCGGTCATTACAAAGGAAAAGAAGTAGTAGGCGAATAA